From a single Leishmania mexicana MHOM/GT/2001/U1103 complete genome, chromosome 7 genomic region:
- a CDS encoding putative 60S ribosomal protein L7a, translated as MASFVRRAPFSPLPHPPHRNTHCSRKHTQDVCICIMPGKEVKKATQPVKAASPYKTPAVASHFAARPKNFGIGQDVPYARDLSRFMRWPTFVTMQRKKRVLQRRLKVPPALNQFTKVLDRASRNETLKLIKKYAPETRKARRERLHKVAEEKKENPKKTVSTKAPLAVVTGLQEVTRAIEKKQARMVVIANNVDPVELVLWMPNLCRANKIPYAIVKDMARLGDAIGRKTATCVAITDVNAEDEATLKNLIRSVNARFLSRSDVIRRQWGGLQLSLRSRAELRKKHARNAGVDAAAIVQ; from the coding sequence ATGGCGTCCTTTGTACGACGTGCAcctttctcccccctcccacaccccCCACACCGAAACACGCATTGTTCACGTAAACACACACAGGACGTTTGCATCTGCATCATGCCCGGCAAGGAAGTGAAGAAGGCGACGCAGCCCGTGAAGGCCGCGTCTCCGTACAAGACGCCCGCTGTTGCGTCGCATTTCGCGGCCCGCCCGAAGAACTTCGGCATTGGCCAGGATGTGCCGTACGCGCGTGACCTGTCCCGCTTCATGCGGTGGCCGACGTTCGTGACGATGCAGCGCAAGAagcgggtgctgcagcgccgcctgaaggtgccgccggcgctgaacCAGTTCACGAAGGTGCTGGACCGCGCGAGCCGAAACGAGACGCTGAAGCTGATTAAGAAGTACGCGCCGGAGACCCGCAAGGCccgccgcgagcgcctgcACAAGGTTGCcgaggagaagaaggagaACCCGAAGAAGACGGTGTCGACGAAGGCTCCCCTGGCTGTTGTGACCGGTCTGCAGGAGGTGACGCGCGCGATCGAGAAGAAGCAGGCCCGCATGGTTGTGATCGCGAACAACGTGGACCCTGTGGAGCTCGTGCTGTGGATGCCGAACCTGTGCCGCGCGAACAAGATCCCGTACGCCATCGTGAAGGACATGGCGCGCCTTGGCGACGCGATCGGGAGGAAGACGGCGACGTGCGTTGCGATCACCGACGTGAACGCCGAGGATGAGGCGACGCTGAAGAACCTGATCCGCTCCGTGAACGCTCGCTTCCTGTCTCGCTCGGACGTGATCCGCCGCCAGTGGGGTGGTCTGCAGCTGTCTCTGCGATCtcgcgcggagctgcgcaagaagCACGCCCGCAACGCTGGTGTGGACGCCGCGGCCATCGTTCAGTAA
- a CDS encoding QA-SNARE protein putative, with protein MDSFGIALDELDATLAALRLQVEMVIVTDTLPEKKKVEMEARPLMREARQKLAALRAESRRTLDLDARQAHESICKDRDQTIRNFDAEMKSQIYPRRSASGRPKTYQEQREEEMMGRGRTDGTGFTDSKQVLDAAINVQKDALQSLQRTERLQNVTEETGKTTLAELQKQTERMYHIDEELQNLQGQIDHASRDLRWFYRQLARDKCFLSLFGLCIVALLVLVFVSIWTKRMRSKG; from the coding sequence ATGGACTCGTTCGGAATAGCGCTGGACGAACTCGACGCCACCCTCGCTGCGCTCAGGCTGCAAGTCGAGATGGTGATCGTCACCGATACGCTTCCCGAGAAGAAAAAAGTAGAGATGGAGGCGCGTCCGCTGATGCGAGAGGCGCGGCAGAAGCTGGCCGCTCTGCGTGCCGAGTCCCGTCGTACCCTGGACCTGGATGCGCGGCAGGCTCATGAGAGCATCTGCAAGGATCGCGACCAGACCATCCGCAATTTCGATGCGGAGATGAAGAGCCAAATTTACCCCCGTCGCTCGGCGTCTGGGCGACCGAAGACGTACCAGGAGCAGCGTGAGGAAGAGATGATGGGCCGTGGCAGGACAGACGGCACGGGGTTCACAGACTCGAAGCAGGTGCTGGATGCGGCCATCAACGTGCAGAAGGACGCGCTTCAGTCCCTCCAGCGTACAGAGCGGTTGCAGAATGTGACGGAGGAGACGGGCAAGACAACGTTAGCGGAGCTTCAGAAGCAGACGGAGCGCATGTACCACAtcgacgaggagctgcagaacTTGCAGGGCCAGATCGACCACGCCTCACGTGATTTGCGCTGGTTCTACCGTCAGCTGGCACGCGACAAGTGCTTTCTCTCGTTATTTGGGCTGTGCattgtggcgctgctggtgctggtcTTTGTCTCCATCTGGACAAAGCGCATGAGGTCTAAGGGGTAA